The sequence below is a genomic window from Clostridium sp. BJN0001.
TTTTAATATTTCCTGGTTCATCAAGACCAAATACTATAATAGGAATATTATTATCCATGCAAAGAGATGTTGCAGTAGAATCCATTACTTGTAATCCTTGATCTAAAACCGCTATATATGATAGTGTATCATATTTTTTAGCATCTGCATACTTATGTGGATCTTTATCATAAACTCCATCAACTTTTTTAGCAAGAAGAATTGCATCTGCTTCTATTTCAGCTGCTCTTAATGCTGCTGTAGTATCTGTTGAAAAATATGGATTTCCAGTACCAGCTGCAAAAATTACTACTCTTCCTTTTTCTAAATGTCTCATTGCTCTTCTTCTTATAAATGGTTCTGCTACTTCTTTCATCTCTATTGCAGTTTGAACTCTTGTAAGAACTCCAACCTGCTCTAATGAATCTTGAAGAGCTAATGCATTTATACATGTTGCAAGCATTCCCATATAATCAGCAGTTGTTCTGTCCATTCCTTCTCCGCTTCTGCCTCTCCAAATATTTCCGCCACCTACAACTACACCGACTTCTACA
It includes:
- the pyrH gene encoding UMP kinase; protein product: MSDCKYKRIILKLSGEALAGVNGFGLDFNVAKRIALEIKELVNMNVEVGVVVGGGNIWRGRSGEGMDRTTADYMGMLATCINALALQDSLEQVGVLTRVQTAIEMKEVAEPFIRRRAMRHLEKGRVVIFAAGTGNPYFSTDTTAALRAAEIEADAILLAKKVDGVYDKDPHKYADAKKYDTLSYIAVLDQGLQVMDSTATSLCMDNNIPIIVFGLDEPGNIKRVISGENIGTLVTKK